The Aggregicoccus sp. 17bor-14 genome includes a region encoding these proteins:
- the purN gene encoding phosphoribosylglycinamide formyltransferase has translation MTARRRLGVLVSGSGSNLQALLDACAQPDFPAEVVLVVSNKPEAFALERARRAGVPTLVLEHQGYGSREAFDAALLAALQAAGVELVCLAGFMRLLSRPFIDFWAGRILNIHPSLLPAFPGLHAQRQALERGVKVAGCTVHFVDAGTDTGPIIAQAAVPVLPGDDEAALTARILTEEHQLYPLAVRLVAQGAVALEGARTRVSASPSVGELSLRSPGRA, from the coding sequence GTGACGGCGCGTCGGCGCCTGGGCGTCCTGGTCTCGGGCAGCGGCAGCAACCTGCAGGCCCTGCTGGACGCCTGCGCCCAGCCGGACTTCCCGGCGGAGGTCGTGCTCGTCGTCTCCAACAAGCCGGAGGCCTTCGCGCTCGAGCGCGCGCGCCGCGCGGGCGTCCCCACCCTGGTGCTCGAGCACCAGGGCTACGGGAGCCGCGAGGCCTTCGACGCGGCGCTGCTCGCCGCGCTGCAGGCGGCGGGCGTGGAGCTGGTCTGCCTCGCGGGCTTCATGCGCCTGCTGAGCCGGCCCTTCATCGACTTCTGGGCGGGCCGCATCCTCAACATCCACCCCTCGCTGCTGCCCGCCTTCCCGGGGCTGCACGCCCAGCGCCAGGCGCTCGAGCGCGGGGTGAAGGTGGCCGGCTGCACCGTGCACTTCGTGGACGCGGGCACCGACACGGGGCCGATCATCGCCCAGGCCGCCGTGCCCGTGCTCCCCGGGGACGACGAGGCGGCCCTCACCGCGCGCATCCTCACCGAGGAGCACCAGCTCTACCCGCTCGCGGTGCGGCTCGTGGCCCAGGGCGCGGTGGCGCTCGAGGGCGCGCGCACCCGGGTGAGCGCGAGCCCCTCCGTCGGCGAGCTCTCCCTGCGCAGCCCCGGGCGCGCCTAG
- a CDS encoding ADP-ribosylation factor-like protein — MSSVNLMAREVAAKIVFYGPGLSGKTTSLRKVYETVRPAHRGEMMSIATEGDRTLFFDFLPIKVEKVGDCSVRLALYTVPGQVFYNATRKLVLQGADGVVFVADSQPEAMDANRESLANLQENLLEQGIRLERFPLVIQYNKRDLESALPVEQLRAELNPRGVPDFATEATSGVGVLDALKAITRLVIKDLRAKRIVPAPRAAPQAPVFGAAGGGSAGLEAQLTQHLASRPQQAPASAQAQATGPRAPAARTVQPVAPPALTGQLPLGAASALAPGDLFDHARAAEAAFASGDNAACVLACLEAVRRGLAFAGEGPPERQSFLLRVDGGDLLRLEGLATRTHLRVDDAAFSLYVLMQVFARLHAAGLPDTDAGRP; from the coding sequence GTGAGCAGCGTGAACCTCATGGCCCGCGAGGTGGCCGCGAAGATCGTCTTCTACGGACCGGGTCTGTCCGGGAAGACCACCAGCCTGCGCAAGGTCTACGAGACCGTGCGCCCGGCGCACCGCGGCGAGATGATGTCCATCGCCACCGAGGGCGACCGCACGCTCTTCTTCGACTTCCTGCCCATCAAGGTGGAGAAGGTCGGCGACTGCTCGGTGCGGCTCGCGCTCTACACCGTGCCCGGCCAGGTCTTCTACAACGCCACCCGCAAGCTGGTGCTGCAGGGCGCCGACGGCGTGGTCTTCGTCGCGGACTCCCAGCCCGAGGCGATGGACGCGAACCGCGAGTCGCTCGCGAACCTGCAGGAGAACCTGCTCGAGCAGGGCATCCGGCTCGAGCGCTTCCCGCTCGTCATCCAGTACAACAAGCGCGACCTCGAGAGCGCGCTGCCCGTGGAGCAGCTGCGCGCGGAGCTCAACCCGCGCGGCGTGCCGGACTTCGCCACCGAGGCGACGAGCGGAGTGGGCGTGCTGGACGCGCTCAAGGCCATCACCCGCCTGGTCATCAAGGACCTGCGCGCCAAGCGCATCGTCCCTGCCCCGCGCGCGGCGCCCCAGGCGCCGGTGTTCGGCGCGGCGGGGGGCGGCAGCGCGGGCCTCGAGGCCCAGCTCACCCAGCACCTCGCGAGCCGCCCGCAGCAGGCGCCTGCCTCGGCTCAGGCCCAGGCCACCGGCCCGCGCGCCCCGGCCGCCCGCACGGTGCAGCCCGTGGCGCCCCCTGCCCTCACCGGCCAGCTCCCGCTGGGCGCCGCGAGCGCGCTCGCGCCCGGAGACCTCTTCGATCACGCGCGCGCCGCCGAGGCCGCCTTCGCGAGCGGCGACAACGCGGCCTGCGTGCTGGCCTGCCTCGAGGCGGTGCGCCGCGGTCTCGCCTTCGCCGGCGAGGGGCCTCCGGAGCGCCAGTCCTTCCTGCTGCGCGTGGACGGCGGAGACCTGCTGCGGCTCGAGGGGCTCGCCACGCGCACCCACCTGCGCGTGGACGACGCGGCCTTCAGCCTCTACGTGCTGATGCAGGTGTTCGCCCGCCTGCACGCCGCGGGGCTGCCGGATACGGACGCAGGCCGTCCCTAG
- a CDS encoding NAD(P)-binding protein, which translates to MQPPARPKIPAGPSRHVYDVIVLGSQLGGALAGALLAKRGHRVLFVEHDGMGPGYEHGRYLLPYAPSLIPSLKTMPAVEEAFTELGLSTAVQRALKPHHPDLQLVLPRHRVDLHADEARRRAELAREFGDGAAALQEALTQASRQHEEGDAFFKAGPELPPDGMFETWAFRKQVRQHPALEAPSRLGGDDAASALLRGLLPFVTHLDAPQGPLALTRPLSQALRSPYRFPGGREGLRELLAKRITELGGDVLTREGGEAFIVEELSFEGGKFAGLKVLRSDTLYRGNCLVAATDAGALRRLIADKKRQSSLATHLDLSTTKRFLFTVNWVVPAELLPKGLGELTLVQPSGSEAQAADALGPLLLQQHPARLLPGKEQAGKDVAPREDESQRVICAGAFVPASARDLGEDHLKELAERIDAQLSHLLPFVKEKRFLRSAPYLDAGGVRGSRLLPHPLYAFEAEAFLGVSGLGQRTPVKNLLLAGREVLPGLGLEGELLAGMRAARLVQETLKKKDPLKG; encoded by the coding sequence ATGCAGCCCCCCGCCCGACCGAAGATCCCCGCCGGCCCCTCCCGCCACGTCTACGACGTCATCGTCCTGGGCAGCCAGCTGGGCGGTGCGCTCGCCGGGGCGCTGCTCGCCAAGCGCGGCCACCGCGTGCTCTTCGTCGAGCACGACGGCATGGGCCCGGGCTACGAGCACGGCCGCTACCTGCTGCCCTACGCGCCCAGCCTCATCCCCAGCCTGAAGACGATGCCCGCGGTGGAGGAGGCCTTCACGGAGCTGGGGCTCTCCACCGCCGTGCAGCGCGCGCTCAAGCCCCACCACCCCGACCTGCAGCTGGTGCTGCCGCGCCACCGCGTGGACCTGCACGCGGACGAGGCGCGCCGCCGCGCGGAGCTCGCGCGCGAGTTCGGCGACGGGGCGGCCGCGCTGCAGGAGGCGCTCACCCAGGCCTCGCGCCAGCACGAGGAGGGGGACGCCTTCTTCAAGGCCGGCCCCGAGCTGCCCCCGGACGGCATGTTCGAGACCTGGGCCTTCCGCAAGCAGGTGCGCCAGCACCCGGCGCTCGAGGCCCCCTCGCGCCTGGGCGGCGACGACGCGGCGAGCGCGCTGCTGCGCGGGCTGCTGCCCTTCGTCACGCACCTGGACGCGCCGCAGGGCCCGCTCGCCCTCACGCGGCCGCTCTCCCAGGCGCTGCGCTCCCCGTACCGCTTCCCCGGCGGGCGCGAGGGGCTGCGCGAGCTGCTCGCCAAGCGCATCACCGAGCTGGGCGGGGACGTGCTCACCCGCGAGGGCGGAGAGGCCTTCATCGTGGAGGAGCTCTCCTTCGAGGGCGGCAAGTTCGCGGGCCTCAAGGTGCTGCGCTCGGACACGCTGTACCGCGGCAACTGCCTCGTCGCGGCCACGGATGCGGGCGCGCTGCGCCGCCTCATCGCGGACAAGAAGCGCCAGAGCAGCCTCGCCACCCACCTGGACCTCTCCACCACCAAGCGCTTCCTCTTCACCGTGAACTGGGTGGTCCCCGCGGAGCTGCTGCCCAAGGGGCTCGGAGAGCTCACGCTGGTGCAGCCCTCGGGCAGCGAGGCGCAGGCGGCCGATGCGCTGGGGCCGCTGCTCCTGCAGCAACACCCCGCGCGCCTGCTGCCCGGCAAGGAGCAGGCGGGCAAGGACGTGGCGCCGCGCGAGGACGAGAGCCAGCGCGTGATCTGCGCAGGGGCCTTCGTGCCCGCGAGCGCGCGCGACCTGGGCGAGGATCACCTCAAGGAGCTCGCCGAGCGCATCGACGCGCAGCTCTCGCACCTGCTGCCTTTCGTGAAGGAGAAGCGGTTCCTGCGCTCCGCGCCCTACCTGGACGCGGGCGGCGTGCGCGGCAGCCGCCTGCTCCCCCACCCCCTCTACGCCTTCGAGGCGGAAGCCTTCCTGGGTGTCAGCGGGTTGGGCCAGCGCACCCCGGTGAAGAACCTGCTGCTCGCCGGGCGCGAGGTGCTGCCCGGCCTGGGGCTGGAGGGCGAGCTGCTCGCGGGCATGCGCGCCGCGCGGCTGGTGCAGGAGACCCTGAAGAAGAAGGACCCTCTGAAGGGCTAG
- the purM gene encoding phosphoribosylformylglycinamidine cyclo-ligase, translating into MGTTYKQSGVDIEAGDALVERIKPFAARTTRPEVMGGVGGFGGLFALPPGKYKEPVLVAGTDGVGTKLKVAFMAGRHSTIGIDLVAMSVNDILTCGAEPLFFLDYFATSRLEVDAAAEVIRGIADGCEQAGCTLLGGETAELPGFYARGEYDLAGFCVGVAEKSALITGKQIVPGDALIGLPSSGLHSNGYSLARKVLLDDAKLALDQVPEGLDRPLVDALLEPTRIYVKDALALMAEVKVKGFAHITGSGIPGNMPRCLPDGTRAVLDEKTWKRPAIYGLIQKLGRVERDEMYSTFNMGLGLIAVVARADVPRALEVLRARGVDASEVGRIEQGTGEATAVVQP; encoded by the coding sequence GTGGGAACGACCTACAAGCAGAGCGGCGTGGACATCGAGGCGGGCGACGCGCTCGTCGAGCGGATCAAACCCTTTGCGGCGCGCACCACCCGCCCCGAGGTGATGGGCGGCGTGGGCGGGTTCGGCGGCCTGTTCGCCCTGCCGCCGGGCAAGTACAAGGAGCCGGTGCTCGTGGCCGGCACCGACGGCGTGGGCACCAAGCTGAAGGTCGCCTTCATGGCGGGGCGCCACTCCACCATCGGCATCGACCTGGTGGCGATGAGCGTCAACGACATCCTCACCTGCGGCGCCGAGCCCCTCTTCTTCCTCGACTACTTCGCCACCAGCCGGCTCGAGGTGGACGCGGCCGCCGAGGTCATCCGCGGCATCGCGGATGGCTGCGAGCAGGCGGGCTGCACGCTCCTGGGCGGCGAGACGGCGGAGCTGCCCGGCTTCTACGCGCGCGGCGAGTACGATCTCGCCGGCTTCTGCGTGGGCGTGGCGGAGAAGAGCGCGCTCATCACCGGCAAGCAGATCGTCCCGGGCGACGCGCTCATCGGCCTGCCCTCGAGCGGCCTGCACTCCAACGGCTACTCGCTCGCGCGCAAGGTGCTGCTGGACGACGCGAAGCTCGCGCTGGACCAGGTGCCCGAGGGGCTGGACCGCCCGCTCGTGGACGCGCTGCTCGAGCCCACCCGCATCTACGTGAAGGACGCGCTCGCGCTGATGGCCGAGGTGAAGGTGAAGGGCTTCGCGCACATCACTGGCAGCGGCATCCCCGGCAACATGCCGCGCTGCCTGCCGGACGGCACCCGCGCGGTGCTGGACGAGAAGACGTGGAAGCGCCCCGCCATCTACGGGCTCATCCAGAAGCTCGGCCGCGTGGAGCGCGACGAGATGTACAGCACCTTCAACATGGGCCTGGGCCTCATCGCCGTGGTCGCCCGCGCGGACGTCCCGCGCGCGCTCGAGGTGCTGCGCGCGCGCGGCGTGGACGCGAGCGAGGTGGGTCGCATCGAGCAGGGCACGGGCGAGGCCACGGCGGTCGTGCAGCCGTGA
- a CDS encoding TldD/PmbA family protein: MILRLRLPLALLSLSLPLAGAAAAAPAPAAASTEPVTEPVTVAARDPRVALLDAMATELARNQQQLRLQSHEPPYFLSYQLKDYDEYQVAARFGALFEDDGSRQRKLYVDARVGSYDFDSSVAENEFEMNFSTKGQSYMARNDAPLDDSPLALRTALWLATDSKYKSALFQFLKKKGDSVYTVDDPKRPPSFSKEQPHQFVEPAKPFSFARERWVQLARATSARFNAHPEIFDSEVRITADKVVRTFVSSEGARLITESTLYGVHISALTRAPDGQLLDDSRDFYAPTEAGLPGDAAIAEAAQKVITELLALREAPAIDPYTGPAILAPEAAGVLFHEAVGHRLEGERQDDDNEGKTFVGQLGKQMLPPFISLVDDPTRAQVEGEPLNGYYLYDDEGVKAQRADLVENGVLRTYLLSRHPVEGFLHSNGHGRSQGALRSIARMANLIVESKRQVSDAELKRMLIAEAKRQGKPYGLIIRDITGGNTNTSSYGYQAFKGVPRMVYRVDVRDGKETLVRGVEIVGTPLSAMNRILATGKKAGVFNGFCGAESGNVPVSTVAPSTLLQELELQRAVEGKDRPPLLPSPAAAAARAQAPTP; the protein is encoded by the coding sequence GTGATCCTCCGCCTTCGCCTGCCCCTCGCCCTCCTCTCGCTCTCCCTCCCTCTGGCGGGCGCCGCCGCCGCCGCGCCCGCGCCGGCCGCCGCATCCACCGAGCCCGTGACCGAGCCCGTCACTGTCGCGGCGCGCGACCCGCGCGTGGCGCTGCTGGACGCGATGGCCACGGAGCTCGCCCGAAACCAGCAGCAGCTGCGCCTGCAGAGCCACGAGCCGCCGTACTTCCTGAGCTACCAGCTCAAGGACTACGACGAGTACCAGGTGGCCGCCCGCTTCGGCGCGCTCTTCGAGGACGATGGCAGCCGCCAGCGCAAGCTCTACGTGGACGCGCGCGTGGGCTCCTACGACTTCGACAGCTCGGTGGCGGAGAACGAGTTCGAGATGAACTTCTCCACCAAGGGCCAGAGCTACATGGCGCGCAACGACGCGCCGCTGGACGACTCGCCGCTCGCGCTGCGCACCGCGCTGTGGCTCGCCACCGACAGCAAGTACAAGTCCGCGCTCTTCCAGTTCCTCAAGAAGAAGGGCGACAGCGTCTACACGGTGGACGACCCCAAGCGCCCGCCCTCCTTCAGCAAGGAACAGCCGCACCAGTTCGTGGAGCCGGCCAAGCCCTTCTCCTTCGCGCGCGAGCGCTGGGTGCAGCTCGCCCGCGCGACGAGCGCGCGCTTCAACGCGCACCCCGAGATCTTCGACTCCGAGGTGCGCATCACCGCGGACAAGGTGGTGCGCACCTTCGTCTCCAGCGAGGGCGCGCGCCTCATCACCGAGAGCACGCTGTACGGCGTGCACATCAGCGCGCTCACGCGTGCGCCGGACGGGCAGCTGCTGGACGACTCGCGCGACTTCTACGCCCCCACCGAGGCAGGGCTCCCCGGCGACGCAGCGATCGCCGAGGCCGCGCAGAAGGTCATCACCGAGCTGCTCGCCCTGCGCGAGGCGCCGGCCATCGACCCGTACACGGGCCCCGCCATCCTCGCGCCCGAGGCCGCGGGCGTCCTCTTCCACGAGGCGGTGGGCCACCGGCTTGAGGGCGAGCGCCAGGACGACGACAACGAGGGGAAGACCTTCGTGGGGCAGCTGGGCAAGCAGATGCTCCCGCCCTTCATCAGCCTCGTGGACGATCCCACCCGCGCGCAGGTGGAGGGCGAGCCGCTCAACGGCTACTACCTCTACGACGACGAGGGCGTGAAGGCCCAGCGCGCGGACCTGGTGGAGAACGGCGTGCTGCGCACCTACCTGCTCTCGCGCCACCCGGTGGAGGGCTTCCTGCACTCCAACGGCCACGGCCGCAGCCAGGGCGCGCTGCGCTCCATCGCGCGCATGGCGAACCTCATCGTGGAGTCCAAGCGCCAGGTGAGCGACGCCGAGCTCAAGCGCATGCTGATCGCCGAGGCCAAGCGCCAGGGCAAGCCCTACGGGCTCATCATCCGCGACATCACCGGCGGCAACACCAACACCTCGAGCTACGGCTACCAGGCCTTCAAGGGCGTGCCGCGCATGGTGTACCGGGTGGACGTGCGCGACGGGAAGGAGACCCTGGTGCGCGGCGTGGAGATCGTGGGCACGCCGCTGTCCGCGATGAACCGCATCCTCGCCACCGGCAAGAAGGCGGGGGTGTTCAACGGCTTCTGCGGCGCGGAGAGCGGCAACGTGCCGGTGTCCACCGTGGCTCCGTCCACCCTGCTGCAGGAGCTGGAGCTGCAGCGCGCGGTGGAGGGCAAGGACCGTCCGCCGCTCCTGCCCAGCCCCGCGGCGGCTGCCGCGCGCGCCCAGGCGCCCACGCCCTGA
- a CDS encoding anhydro-N-acetylmuramic acid kinase, which yields MAPAAEPGVRLCVGVLSGTSVDAAEAAVCRIEGTGASLRLTLLAHVSEPFTPEFTHRVLALHDVREACELNFLLGEHFARAALAAIAKAGLTPAAIAAIGSHGQTVAHLPPSLAEAPGHVASTLQLGEPAVIAERTGCPVVSDFRTRDIAAGGEGAPLVPYLDWALFRLPGHTRALLNVGGIANVSVVGDRLEDTLAFDTGPGNMVLDGLAQRASDGQLRCDVDGRLARAGRVDAALLQRLLAHPFLQQPPPRSAGREGFGEPLVERLWAERGPLRAEDLLATAAAFTVEATARALEAWVLPHAHPEAVYVSGGGTRNPVLWEGLTRRLAPLPVRPLDALGFPEAAKEAACFALLASEFLAGTPANVPSATGARRQVVLGKLSP from the coding sequence ATGGCCCCAGCTGCAGAGCCCGGCGTGCGCCTGTGCGTGGGAGTGCTCTCGGGCACCAGCGTGGACGCGGCCGAGGCGGCGGTGTGCCGCATCGAGGGCACGGGGGCGAGCCTCCGCCTCACGCTCCTCGCGCACGTCTCCGAGCCCTTCACGCCCGAGTTCACCCACCGGGTGCTCGCGCTGCACGACGTGCGCGAGGCCTGCGAGCTGAACTTCCTGCTCGGCGAGCACTTCGCGCGCGCCGCGCTCGCGGCCATCGCGAAGGCGGGCCTCACCCCCGCGGCCATCGCGGCCATCGGCTCGCACGGGCAGACGGTGGCGCACCTGCCGCCGAGCCTCGCCGAGGCGCCGGGCCACGTGGCCTCCACGCTGCAGCTCGGTGAGCCCGCGGTCATCGCCGAGCGCACGGGTTGCCCGGTGGTGAGCGACTTCCGCACGCGCGACATCGCGGCCGGCGGCGAGGGCGCTCCGCTCGTGCCCTACCTCGACTGGGCGCTGTTCCGGCTCCCGGGCCACACGCGCGCGCTGCTCAACGTGGGCGGCATCGCGAACGTGAGCGTGGTGGGCGACCGGCTCGAGGACACGCTCGCCTTCGACACGGGGCCCGGCAACATGGTGCTGGACGGGCTCGCACAGCGCGCCTCGGACGGCCAGCTGCGCTGCGACGTGGACGGGCGGCTCGCGCGCGCAGGGCGCGTGGACGCGGCGCTGCTGCAGCGCCTGCTCGCGCACCCCTTCCTCCAGCAGCCCCCGCCGCGCAGCGCGGGGCGCGAGGGCTTCGGCGAGCCGCTGGTGGAGCGGCTGTGGGCCGAGCGCGGCCCCCTGCGGGCCGAGGACCTGCTCGCCACCGCGGCCGCGTTCACCGTGGAGGCCACGGCGCGCGCGCTGGAGGCCTGGGTGCTTCCGCACGCACATCCGGAGGCCGTGTACGTCTCGGGCGGAGGCACGCGCAACCCCGTGCTCTGGGAGGGGCTGACCCGGAGGCTCGCGCCCCTGCCGGTGCGCCCGCTGGACGCGCTGGGCTTCCCCGAGGCGGCGAAGGAGGCGGCCTGCTTCGCGCTGCTCGCGAGCGAGTTTCTGGCCGGGACGCCGGCGAATGTGCCGTCGGCAACTGGCGCGCGGCGCCAAGTCGTTCTAGGAAAGCTCTCTCCGTGA
- a CDS encoding metalloenzyme: MRVALLFIDGVGVGRQAPDENPLARAGHLLSQFHDAPGEPLPHGGRCLPVDTTFGVPGRPQSASNQTAILTGLPAPAQLGKHVLGFPNAPLRALLAEHSLVRRLVEAGRSATFANAYPAAYLDALGLARRASAGPDLQLPPAATRRLRASASTLSFAAAKVPLRTLDDARAGLGLSHDVTGERPRARGLDLPPRTPEEAAQVFWRIAEGHDFTLFEHYLADEAGHAQDWDAALQALGTFDAFAREVVRLRPPDARVLVCSDHGNVEDLRTRQHTLNRVPVLYFGEPQPLGTLATVADVGLQVLRWLGVERGDA; this comes from the coding sequence GTGCGCGTCGCGCTCCTGTTCATCGATGGGGTGGGAGTGGGTCGGCAGGCACCCGACGAGAACCCGCTCGCCCGGGCAGGCCACCTGCTCTCCCAGTTCCACGACGCGCCCGGCGAGCCCCTCCCGCACGGCGGGCGCTGCCTGCCGGTGGACACCACCTTCGGCGTGCCGGGGCGCCCTCAGTCGGCGAGCAACCAGACGGCCATCCTCACCGGCCTGCCCGCCCCGGCGCAGCTGGGCAAGCACGTGCTGGGCTTTCCCAACGCCCCCCTGCGCGCACTGCTCGCCGAGCACTCGCTCGTGCGCAGGCTGGTGGAGGCGGGCCGCAGCGCCACCTTCGCCAACGCCTACCCCGCCGCCTACCTCGATGCGCTGGGACTCGCGCGCCGCGCCTCCGCGGGGCCCGACCTGCAGCTGCCCCCCGCGGCCACGCGGCGGCTGCGCGCCTCGGCCTCCACGCTCTCTTTCGCCGCGGCGAAGGTCCCCCTGCGCACGCTGGACGACGCTCGCGCGGGGCTGGGCCTGAGCCACGACGTCACGGGCGAGCGCCCGCGGGCACGCGGGCTCGACCTCCCCCCGCGCACGCCCGAGGAGGCCGCGCAGGTGTTCTGGCGCATCGCCGAGGGCCACGACTTCACCCTCTTCGAGCACTACCTCGCCGACGAGGCGGGCCACGCCCAGGACTGGGACGCTGCGCTCCAGGCGCTGGGCACCTTCGACGCCTTCGCCCGCGAGGTGGTGCGGCTGCGGCCGCCGGACGCGCGGGTGCTGGTGTGTAGCGATCATGGCAATGTGGAGGACCTCCGCACGCGCCAGCACACCCTCAACCGCGTGCCCGTGCTGTACTTCGGCGAGCCGCAGCCGCTGGGGACCCTGGCCACCGTGGCGGACGTGGGGCTGCAGGTGCTGCGGTGGCTCGGAGTGGAGCGGGGAGACGCGTGA
- a CDS encoding DUF4388 domain-containing protein: MALHGDLFSFPLPELLQWLDSSRKTGALQVSWEGGQRIVFVLSGQVMATASVGQRERIARLLELTGLSTGSRVLGAFAALKSAGDADPTFAGVGVESRWVRELARDELCAATADLIQAGDGQFHWTEDADLSGEEWTPAEMGMRELLFESLRWVDEQPDVEKTLPADSLQVRALAKPGAKTPTLQRAVLQLSAGGQSLGRLRLSLGLSRTAVTRRIYEMRRVKLVAVDGAPQLEADPISDMLEKGAVLVREGQHDAAALVASSLLASDPSDRRVREFARLVQQEHVAALYAELPPLSVPQLFHDPAALALLKPEERQIASLVNGQWDVSTIVLASPARELDTLRTLAKLTRLGLLQQAY, encoded by the coding sequence ATGGCCCTCCACGGCGACCTCTTCAGCTTCCCGCTCCCCGAGCTGCTGCAGTGGCTGGACAGCTCGCGCAAGACCGGCGCCCTGCAGGTCTCGTGGGAAGGTGGGCAGCGAATCGTCTTCGTGCTCAGCGGACAGGTGATGGCGACCGCGAGCGTCGGCCAGCGCGAGCGCATCGCGCGGCTGCTCGAGCTCACCGGACTGTCCACCGGCTCACGCGTGCTGGGGGCCTTTGCCGCGCTCAAATCCGCAGGCGACGCCGACCCCACCTTCGCCGGCGTGGGCGTGGAGTCGCGCTGGGTGCGCGAGCTCGCGCGCGACGAGCTGTGCGCCGCGACCGCGGACCTCATCCAGGCGGGCGACGGCCAGTTCCACTGGACCGAGGACGCGGACCTGTCCGGCGAGGAGTGGACCCCGGCCGAGATGGGCATGCGCGAGCTGCTCTTCGAGTCGCTGCGCTGGGTGGACGAGCAGCCGGACGTGGAGAAGACCCTGCCCGCGGACTCGCTGCAGGTGCGCGCGCTGGCCAAGCCCGGCGCGAAGACGCCCACGCTGCAGCGCGCGGTGCTGCAGCTGAGCGCGGGTGGGCAGAGCCTGGGGCGGCTGCGGCTCTCGCTCGGCCTCAGCCGCACCGCCGTCACCCGGCGCATCTACGAGATGCGGCGGGTGAAGCTGGTGGCGGTGGACGGCGCGCCCCAGCTCGAGGCGGACCCCATCTCGGACATGCTGGAGAAGGGCGCGGTGCTGGTGCGCGAGGGCCAGCACGACGCGGCGGCGCTGGTGGCCAGCTCCCTGCTCGCGAGCGACCCCTCGGACCGGCGCGTGCGCGAGTTCGCGCGCCTGGTGCAGCAGGAGCACGTGGCGGCGCTCTACGCGGAGCTGCCGCCGCTGTCCGTGCCGCAGCTCTTCCACGATCCGGCCGCGCTCGCCCTCCTCAAGCCCGAGGAGCGGCAGATCGCGAGCCTGGTGAACGGGCAGTGGGACGTGTCCACCATCGTGCTCGCGAGCCCCGCGCGCGAGCTGGACACGCTGCGCACGCTCGCGAAGCTCACCCGGCTGGGGCTGCTGCAGCAGGCGTACTAG
- a CDS encoding N-acetylmuramic acid 6-phosphate etherase has translation MSRKRSAGGGARPSRTALLPTERLHPLADDLDLLPVESVVRRLHQADLAAVRAVGAALPDVARAASRVARALRDGGRLLYVGAGTSGRLGVLDASECPPTFGAPPRQVQALIAGGRAALTRAVEGAEDSAEDGAARLRRLSPTPRDVVCGITASGRTPFVRGALGEARRAGATTLLLCCNPPPAWARGVDQVIHVATGPELVSGSTRLKAGTATKLVLNALTTAAFVQLGSVFRGRMVGLQPTNAKLRARAARTVAELTGLVPARAARLLAEAGGEVRLALAMHFTGLPRPEAARALRRRSLRDLEPC, from the coding sequence TTGAGTCGCAAGCGCTCTGCTGGCGGAGGCGCGCGTCCCTCGAGGACCGCGCTCCTGCCCACGGAGCGGCTGCACCCGCTGGCGGATGACCTCGACCTCCTCCCCGTGGAGTCGGTCGTCCGTCGGCTGCATCAAGCCGATCTCGCTGCCGTGCGCGCAGTGGGCGCGGCGCTCCCGGACGTGGCCCGCGCGGCCTCCCGGGTGGCGCGTGCCCTGCGTGACGGCGGTCGTCTGCTCTACGTCGGCGCGGGAACCAGCGGCCGGCTCGGCGTGCTGGACGCGAGCGAGTGCCCGCCCACCTTCGGTGCCCCGCCCCGCCAGGTCCAGGCGCTGATCGCCGGAGGGCGCGCGGCGCTCACGCGCGCCGTGGAGGGCGCGGAGGACAGCGCGGAGGATGGCGCGGCACGACTTCGCCGGCTCTCCCCCACCCCTCGCGACGTCGTCTGCGGCATCACCGCGAGCGGGCGCACGCCCTTCGTGCGCGGAGCGCTGGGAGAGGCGCGCCGCGCGGGCGCCACCACGCTGCTGCTCTGCTGCAACCCGCCGCCCGCATGGGCGCGGGGCGTGGACCAGGTGATCCACGTGGCCACCGGGCCGGAGCTCGTCTCGGGCTCCACGCGCCTCAAGGCGGGGACCGCGACGAAGCTGGTGCTCAACGCCCTCACCACGGCGGCCTTCGTGCAGCTGGGCAGCGTCTTTCGCGGGCGCATGGTGGGCCTGCAGCCCACGAACGCGAAGCTGCGGGCGCGGGCGGCGCGCACCGTGGCGGAGCTGACCGGCCTCGTCCCTGCGCGGGCTGCGAGGCTGCTCGCCGAGGCCGGCGGAGAGGTGCGGCTCGCGCTCGCCATGCACTTCACGGGGCTTCCCCGCCCCGAGGCCGCCCGCGCGCTGCGACGGCGCTCCCTGCGAGACCTCGAGCCCTGCTGA
- the rpmB gene encoding 50S ribosomal protein L28 has protein sequence MAWKCDICGKRPLVGNNVSHANNKTKKRTLPNLQKVRANVAGSTQRVLACTRCIKAGKVTKAA, from the coding sequence ATGGCGTGGAAGTGTGACATCTGTGGGAAGCGTCCGCTGGTGGGTAACAACGTCAGCCACGCGAACAACAAGACCAAGAAGCGCACCCTGCCGAACCTGCAGAAGGTCCGCGCGAACGTCGCTGGCAGCACCCAGCGCGTGCTGGCCTGCACCCGCTGCATCAAGGCGGGCAAGGTGACCAAGGCCGCTTGA